TCAATTTTCTGAAATTGTACGTGTTCATCTGTTTCGTTACTCAGCCAGTTGACAAGATGATGCGTTAATTGTTGGAGATTTTCACATGGCACAGCGAGACGGTAATTGAAATGTTCACGCCCCAATTGGAGGGTGTAGCAGAGATTGTCGAAAGAAATGTTGTTGTGCTGTAAAAAATGCAGAGTTCTTTGCACCACAGATTCCAGCTGTGATCTACTCGGCGCAGAAAAAATAGCCGCTTGTGAACCCAATTTCGAACTTGCTGCTACCTTGGTATTAAGAGCGGGTGCTTCCTCAATAATGACGTGGCCATTGGAACCACCGGCTCCGAAGGATGATATACCCGCGCGACGCGGCAATTCGGCCGTGGATTCCCATGTTTGGGGGTGGTATTGAATTTTGAGTGGTGTGGTTTCAAAATCGATCTTGCTGTTGGGCGGCAATGGCGTTTGCGACGCATCATAATTCCCCTGAGTAAGGGAAGGCACAAGCGTTTGATGTTTCATTTGTAGCAAACATTTAACAATTCCCGCCAGTGCAGCGCAGGATTCCAGGTGGCCGATATTTGATTTTACAGAACCTATCGCGCACCAATGCTTATCGCTAAGTTCGTACGGTGTTGTTTCGAGCATTGCTTCCGCTGCACTGAATCCCTCAGTGACACCTCTAATTTCGATTGGGTCGCCAAGATTGGTTGCAGTGCCGTGTGCTTCAATATAGGAAATTGAGCGCGGGTGAATATTCGCTTCCACCAGTGCTTGACTTATCAATCTGGCATGTGCAGTGGGGCTTGGTACAGTGAAACCATTGGTTTTTCCGCCGGAATTAACTGCTGTACTTTTGATAACACCGTGAATGACATCGCCGTCGGCCAAGGCCTTGGACAGAGGTTTTAGCAAAAGTGCACACACTCCTTCGCCAAAGAGAGTACCGTCAGCGGCATCGGAGAAAGGAGAGCAATTACCGCTCTTAGATATCATTTGCATCTGCGCGTATTGAATTAAGCGACTCGGGTGTGCAATAAAATTAACACCGCCAACGATGGCTGTTTCACATTCACCTCGTTTAAGACTGTGGCAGGCAAGATGTAAAGCCGATGCAGATGATGAGCAGGCAGAATCTATCGCGAGGCTGGGTCCGTTTAAATCAAAATAGTAAGAGACTCGATTGGGTATTTGATAAAAATCGCTCATGCGGTAGTGACTCCAACCAGACAATGCTGCCTGGTAAGCGTTAAGCGCATAGTCACTGGAAATTACGCCGAGATAAACGCCGGTGTTACGGGGCAATGTGTTTCGAGTATAGCCCGCATTTTCTATCGTTCCCCATACCGCCTGTAAGAAGAGGCGTTGTTGCGGGTCCATGGTTTCGGCTTCACGAGGTGAAATGCCGAAAAACTGATGATCAAACTTAAATCCGTTATTGATAAAGCCGCCGCGTGTACAGTAAGTTTTGTCGGCCATGCTCATATCTGCCGAATAATAGCTGTCTGCATCCCAGCGTTCTCTGGGAATGTCGCTCATACTACAGATGCCGTTTTTAAGATTTTCCCAAAAATCTTCCAGGTTATCAGCGCCTGGGAAGCGACCATCCATGCCAATAATTGCAATATCCTCGCTGGAACTGACGTTCTGCTGGACCACTTCCGAGTTTTGTAAAAGTGAGCGTCCCGAAATCTTATCAACAATATCCTGCAGGTTGCGGGTTTCAAAAAGGAGAGTTTGTGGCAGGTTTGGAAATTCGGATTTTAAAGCAACAGTAAGGTCGACAATCTTGTAGGATTCGTCAACGATATTTTCGATAGGTGCCTGCAGTGAAATCACATTGGGGTTTAGCGACAACACGCGTGAAAAAATCTGGATTACCCGTTGTGCACATTCTTCTTGAGATTGCCCATTAGGCGGGTGTGTGTCTGACTTTTTAATTGTGGCAATGTCGGGTGTAATGGCTTGATGTAACAACTGTTCGCTTTTAAGTGGGAAAATGGTGTTCTCAAACAAAACTTGCAACTGATTTGCACTGGCGGCGGCTTTGCGAGCCGACTTTTGAGCATGGCCAGTACTGTTTCCGGGTGACTTGGCCGAGGCTGGGTCGAATTGCAGTTCAATTAAATCGTTTACCTTAAAACGCAGTCGCGTTTTTTCCTGGCTCGGGTCAATTTTATCTGCGTAACCTAATTGGTCGCAGACGATGTTTAAAAAATTGGCAATAGGTTCGTTTTTAGCCGATGCGATATATTCGAAATCCACCCATTCAAAATCCCGTGCTTGCGCCAGCTCCGCGATATTCGCGAGTATTTTCTGCTCGACACCACGGCCCAGAACCCGGCAACTGAGTAAAAAGGTATCGACAAACAAAGCCTTATCCTGTGGGGCTGCCAATACCAAGCCAACTGTGCCGTAATCACCAAAACGATCAGTTACAGTAAGTGTGAAAGCGAGATAGTTGGATTCAGTGAGTTCGACAATATCCCGTTCACTTCGGCGCCGAGTGCTAAGATTAAATTGGTTGGTGCGTTTGGTCAGTTGCGCTGCGCGGGAGATGGAAGAATCATCCAAATCGTGAAAGTCGACACGTAAATTGAGTGATGCTAAAAAGCTGCCAAAGTCAGTGTTGTTTTTTGCGGCTTCCTGACGTTCCTTATCCTGCTGATACATCTGTGTGCGGGCTTTGTCTTCCTGGGTAACCTGATGCTTATCCAAAACCCAGAGGTGATCAATAAACTGATCGAACTCTTGTGAATTTTGGGGGGCTTGCAGGGTTAGCACCTCGGGTAGTTGAGTTCGCACCTCGGCACATTCCACCGGGTTATCATCAATAAAAATGAAACTGTCCAGGCCTAAGTTGAGATTACTCGCCAAGGTTTCTAGATTTTCAGACTTAAGCTGCCAGTTGATCATGGCATCAACCAAATCTGCTCGTCTTAATACCATATCGCCGTGCTGCTCGAAAACATCCCACACGGCCTGTTCGCGATTTTTACTGCACAGGCACAATAAAATGCCTTTGTCTTTTTGAGCAATCAGAAATTCTTGAAACTGTTTGAAATGTTCATCAATGATGACTCCACTTGCTCCGGCCTCATCGCACACTCCCTGCCATAGGGTGTTGTCACAGTCCAGTACGATAACTTTGTAGGGCTTTACGTGATAATTGAATAGACGTCGCAATGCCAGAGTACCCAATACATCAAAGTAGGTGTCGGTGTAGGGGATATGCGCCATTTCAAAGCGCAGTGCATCGCGTATGTCGTTAACTTTATAGTTACTGTGGTAGCGTTCGGTAATCGTTATCTGTACTTGTTCAAGCCCATTAACGAATGTTTCAATATCACAACACATGTTTTCCAGAAGTGCGTGTAGCTCGGGTGCTTTCTGCACAATTTCGAGACTGGGGCATAGAAATAATTCGAGAGGTGTTGTGGTATTTTGTGAGTAGTACTGTAGTGCTTCGGTAAACTCCGAGAAGGTTTTTTCCAGCAGAGCGCGGTGATTCAACTCCGTTGCAGGTATGGGCGTCTGTATTTGTGATTCTTTGGAGAGGTAGGGTAACCAGTCTTCAAACCGCAGGTACATGATATTGTAGCCCGAGCGATTGTTATGAAAGCTGCTCAGGGGCGACAGCAGTTCTTGGAATGGCTGGTTATAGGGCGTCACGCTAAACTGAAGGGGTAACGACAGTTTATCAGACCAGTATTGCAAGCTTGTTAGTACTATATCAATGCTGAAGGTGGCTGCGACACACACTTGTGGTGCATCCTTGGGGATTGTCTTGTTGTTTTTTACACTCTCCGAGACCGGGTGTTGCATGGTGTCGTTGTCGCGAAATTGATTGAGAACCACATAGTTGGATTCACTCGAAGAGTTTGCCAAACTAGTGACTATGTCTGCAGCAACAAGGGCAGGGTGAAGCGCGCCGATTGCTCCTATGGGTGTGTTGCTCATATCGGTAAGCAACTTGGGTGGCCGCACAACCAAATGCGAAACAGCGTTGTTGGAAAGGCTTTCGGTTTTAACCAGAGCTTCAACGGTATTTTTTAACGCCACATACTGGGGAAAGTCTTTAGATCCGGTTTCTACATAAATAGAGGAAATCGTACAAAACACCCCATGGCTTTTACTTAATGCTTCACGAAAAGTCGTGAGTGGATTTGCCACGAGGCTGAGGTTGTCTGCAATATATTTTTGCACCAAGCTAATATCGGTTGCGTCTAAATCCATGACCTTGGGGGACGCGCAGGCGTTACAGATAACGAAATCCAGCGTATTGTGCGCGTCCAGAATCGTATTTAAGGTTTTTTTGCAGAATTGTAGATCAGAGACACTTCCTTTTATAAGTTGCAGGGTGTTTGGCAAATCGGCGAATTCGTTTTGCAGCGCTAGAGCTTCATCATCGCTGTTTGCGTAATTCAAAAATACGTTCGCTCCTGCGAGCATCAACACTTGGACAATCTCTGCCCCCAATCCTCTGCTGCCGCCAATCACAAGCGCGGTTTTTCCGGAAAGCGGCTGATTCCCCGAAAAATTAAGTAGATTGCAAAGGGTATCTCGATCGCTGCGGATTAGCTTGCTACGTACAAACGCCTGGAGTTTGCCAGTAGCGATTGTTGTACCGTTGGGATGGATTACTTGTAAAGAGAGGAAGAGTAATCCGAGTGAGGTATCGACATCGTCGATACTAACGACATAGTTTACTCGTGAATTCGTCGCAAACGGTGCACTAAAATCGAGGTGTAACTTGGAAAATAGTGCCTGGGCTCCAGGTGTTTCCATACCAACCAAATAACTGGTAAGCATAGAGATCAGTTGCTCGTACTGCTGACCGTAGATTTCAGAAAATGTACTGTCTGTGATGTCGTGTGCGAGATCATAGACACCGGTAAATGTTTCACCTACCGAAAAATCTGATAATGCTTTATCGGCAGCGATTTCGAGTATTTGTAGTTCGCTATCGAGAACTTCAGAAATTACGGGCAATGATTCCAGGTGACGGCTAAATTTTGCGCGTAATAGGGTTCTGGTGCCGTCTTTCAGTTCAAGTTGACCCTCTCTGTCGGAATCGTCGTCGATAAACAGCGAATAGTCGGTGTCGATAAATATGGTGTTGTGAAATTCGACATCTATTTGGTCAAGGTTGAGCGTATCGCTGTAGCGTGTTTGTTGTAAACATTTTATAAGCGCTAAAGCTCCGAAAACGACGCACTGCCCGAAGGGCGTTTTGTGCGCGTAAGTAGCATTTACATGCAGTGGGTTGTGATCGCGACTCAGATTGGCAAACTGGTTAAGTTCATCCTGATTGAAATTAACGGTAATGTTTGTCTTGGTATTCACTGTAAATTCTCCGAAAGTAGTAAGTCACTCGTATAATTCGATGGGATATCCATATCAAATTGTGTTGTGCGAGGGTGCACAATTGCCAATACATAATCGTTCAACACCCAACTCTGAGCGAAATACTGATAAAAATGTGTAAAGTAACAGCTCAATTTTCCATCTTTATCAAAGGTGTGTTGGCGTGTTTCAAATAACAGAAACGAAGTTGTTAAACCGGTTTTTAACACTTTGGATATTGCCTCTTTCACCACCCATAACTGCCATAATGAATTGATGTAGTTTTGAGACGAGGAAGCCAGGGTAAGAATTTCCGGCTTGGTCATCTGGCTTTCTAAGGTGTGGCGACTGGACTTGTCGATTTTTTCGAGATCAATTCCCATTGGGTGTGATTTTGGAAACACGATTGCGGCCACCTTGCTCTGTTTATGGGTGATCGAAATATCCAGCGAAGGACTATTGTTTGCCAATAGTATCGGCTGCATAAATGTGCCACGATCAATACATATATTGTTGTAGCTTTCCGTACCACTCAGTAAATTCAGCGCATATTTTGCGATGAACCGTCCCATTAAAAATTCGTTGGCTCTGTCGGAATTGCCAATTTTGTTAAAAAGGGAAATCTCTTTAGGATGAAAAAGAAGACCCAGATTATTGCGCAGTCGATCAATGCTGACAGTACCATTAAGAGCAACAGCCGAAGGCAGATGCTCATTTGATTCGGTGCAGTGATAGCGAATAGATAGGGTCTGTGCGATATCCTTTAAGCAAAATTCATTTTGCACAATGTTAATCCGTTACGTTTCTTGTGATGTT
The DNA window shown above is from Alteromonadaceae bacterium 2753L.S.0a.02 and carries:
- a CDS encoding HAD superfamily phosphatase (TIGR01681 family)/FkbH-like protein codes for the protein MNTKTNITVNFNQDELNQFANLSRDHNPLHVNATYAHKTPFGQCVVFGALALIKCLQQTRYSDTLNLDQIDVEFHNTIFIDTDYSLFIDDDSDREGQLELKDGTRTLLRAKFSRHLESLPVISEVLDSELQILEIAADKALSDFSVGETFTGVYDLAHDITDSTFSEIYGQQYEQLISMLTSYLVGMETPGAQALFSKLHLDFSAPFATNSRVNYVVSIDDVDTSLGLLFLSLQVIHPNGTTIATGKLQAFVRSKLIRSDRDTLCNLLNFSGNQPLSGKTALVIGGSRGLGAEIVQVLMLAGANVFLNYANSDDEALALQNEFADLPNTLQLIKGSVSDLQFCKKTLNTILDAHNTLDFVICNACASPKVMDLDATDISLVQKYIADNLSLVANPLTTFREALSKSHGVFCTISSIYVETGSKDFPQYVALKNTVEALVKTESLSNNAVSHLVVRPPKLLTDMSNTPIGAIGALHPALVAADIVTSLANSSSESNYVVLNQFRDNDTMQHPVSESVKNNKTIPKDAPQVCVAATFSIDIVLTSLQYWSDKLSLPLQFSVTPYNQPFQELLSPLSSFHNNRSGYNIMYLRFEDWLPYLSKESQIQTPIPATELNHRALLEKTFSEFTEALQYYSQNTTTPLELFLCPSLEIVQKAPELHALLENMCCDIETFVNGLEQVQITITERYHSNYKVNDIRDALRFEMAHIPYTDTYFDVLGTLALRRLFNYHVKPYKVIVLDCDNTLWQGVCDEAGASGVIIDEHFKQFQEFLIAQKDKGILLCLCSKNREQAVWDVFEQHGDMVLRRADLVDAMINWQLKSENLETLASNLNLGLDSFIFIDDNPVECAEVRTQLPEVLTLQAPQNSQEFDQFIDHLWVLDKHQVTQEDKARTQMYQQDKERQEAAKNNTDFGSFLASLNLRVDFHDLDDSSISRAAQLTKRTNQFNLSTRRRSERDIVELTESNYLAFTLTVTDRFGDYGTVGLVLAAPQDKALFVDTFLLSCRVLGRGVEQKILANIAELAQARDFEWVDFEYIASAKNEPIANFLNIVCDQLGYADKIDPSQEKTRLRFKVNDLIELQFDPASAKSPGNSTGHAQKSARKAAASANQLQVLFENTIFPLKSEQLLHQAITPDIATIKKSDTHPPNGQSQEECAQRVIQIFSRVLSLNPNVISLQAPIENIVDESYKIVDLTVALKSEFPNLPQTLLFETRNLQDIVDKISGRSLLQNSEVVQQNVSSSEDIAIIGMDGRFPGADNLEDFWENLKNGICSMSDIPRERWDADSYYSADMSMADKTYCTRGGFINNGFKFDHQFFGISPREAETMDPQQRLFLQAVWGTIENAGYTRNTLPRNTGVYLGVISSDYALNAYQAALSGWSHYRMSDFYQIPNRVSYYFDLNGPSLAIDSACSSSASALHLACHSLKRGECETAIVGGVNFIAHPSRLIQYAQMQMISKSGNCSPFSDAADGTLFGEGVCALLLKPLSKALADGDVIHGVIKSTAVNSGGKTNGFTVPSPTAHARLISQALVEANIHPRSISYIEAHGTATNLGDPIEIRGVTEGFSAAEAMLETTPYELSDKHWCAIGSVKSNIGHLESCAALAGIVKCLLQMKHQTLVPSLTQGNYDASQTPLPPNSKIDFETTPLKIQYHPQTWESTAELPRRAGISSFGAGGSNGHVIIEEAPALNTKVAASSKLGSQAAIFSAPSRSQLESVVQRTLHFLQHNNISFDNLCYTLQLGREHFNYRLAVPCENLQQLTHHLVNWLSNETDEHVQFQKIDEAFQPYTVESKKLFHDGLEQWLKGHDVDWEKHYPERLQKIALPGLEFQGREFTIPAEYLNTKSPVQLAAETQIAADNVFLGLPLDSPQISNTLFETRYDLGNLPYLTDHRIYDSVVVPGSMYVAYALTVAGELWPHENYRFSNLTFIRALLPDDDQVQRVQFSASPQQDGSQALSIFSRERNSQQWHEHFSCLLQPSAPISTPQSITTENIINRMSNTIAVDEFYKESVDIGFCWGPQFQCVKQLYRRDGEALGLVTLVDSLLPSRDQYAIHPAFLDACFQVFVPGMSSTGLQKETRQAYLPLGVNEVHFYRPVPVTVWSHVITKDDLKKDSLSIDIYLYTESGEVVAYFKEMQVLRASKEALMALAQSQRETDLSYAIDWQTLPTENAAEQQNPVVVFSGSSLHKPLQSTSRLRSFQGEDSLQQALATQLPVNVIHTIEPVYAAQGSEIQQHLLSGVEQIQALIRRFDNTVYSPGIKLYLAIQTNEQLPTLERCFVSLARVLAIEYPQLWGGFIDIDKNGVSENQLLQIFSQTQEDHFQVGADLQVPRLKPVEATAELPQFVHDEGSYLITGAFGSLGQLATEHLLKLGAKKLLLVSRREPDASQHKFMESIKQRGAEVVHAAIDLANRDALQVFINKQRDTLKGVIHLAGLLEDGAFTNLTQQQFHSVLSPKVSGTWHLHQCTENIPLDFFVLYSSASSLLGAAGQANYAIANGFMDAFAQYRRNLGLAATAVNWGPWAGAGMAAEQDSRRKTWTNASFGSLSADHGMQYLSAICSNTKTPAQLAVLPYDWNALLQHYPVAKIPSLLRNLAQRTSAGVHLEETSQADDDIAAFCVVGLASAERKRLVIQFLRKQVRNILGFNESDAVEANRSFLSIGFDSLMAVSFRTTLANNLNCYFPATIIFDYPNLNQLSDYIVAQLEEAEQQTDNDNETQNKGNEIPLERSASHTVDTSNALNEIDIHTLNQDQVEQLLESELDEIERILEA
- a CDS encoding phosphopantetheinyl transferase, with translation MQNEFCLKDIAQTLSIRYHCTESNEHLPSAVALNGTVSIDRLRNNLGLLFHPKEISLFNKIGNSDRANEFLMGRFIAKYALNLLSGTESYNNICIDRGTFMQPILLANNSPSLDISITHKQSKVAAIVFPKSHPMGIDLEKIDKSSRHTLESQMTKPEILTLASSSQNYINSLWQLWVVKEAISKVLKTGLTTSFLLFETRQHTFDKDGKLSCYFTHFYQYFAQSWVLNDYVLAIVHPRTTQFDMDIPSNYTSDLLLSENLQ